The following is a genomic window from Dermatophilaceae bacterium Soc4.6.
CGTCGGCAGCCTCAAGTCCGGTGACCTCGCTCGGCTGCGGCGACGCCGGGTCGGCTTCGTCTTCCAGGACCTCAACCTCATCCCCAGCCTCACCGCGGTCGAGAACATCGGGCTGCCGCTCGAGCTCGACGGCGACTCGGTGCGGCACGCCCGCCGCAACGCGCTCGACGCGCTGGACCAGCTGGGCCTGCGCGAGCTGGCCGACCGCTTCCCCGACCAGATGTCGGGTGGGCAGCAGCAGCGCGTCGCCATCGCCCGGGCCCTGGTCGGACGGCGTCGGCTCGTCCTCGCCGACGAGCCCACCGGCGCGCTCGACTCGCACACCGGCGACGAGGTGCTCGCTGTGCTGCGCCGCCGCTGCGACGAGGGGGCAGCCGGTCTGCTCGTGACTCACGAGGCCCGGCACGCCGCCTGG
Proteins encoded in this region:
- a CDS encoding ABC transporter ATP-binding protein, giving the protein MSKQTRTQEPSSDAVLVLDDVTRVHGGGATQVWALDGVSLTVRAGELVAVMGPSGSGKSSLLNLAGGLDRPTSGSVRIHGTDVGSLKSGDLARLRRRRVGFVFQDLNLIPSLTAVENIGLPLELDGDSVRHARRNALDALDQLGLRELADRFPDQMSGGQQQRVAIARALVGRRRLVLADEPTGALDSHTGDEVLAVLRRRCDEGAAGLLVTHEARHAAWADRVVFLRDGRVVDSTGERDQPEQLLTSSTTGGLT